The Pseudomonas sp. KU26590 genomic sequence TCACTGCCAGATCAGCCAGAACCTTGCGGTCGATCTCGATCGACGCTTTTTTCAGGCCAGCGATGAAACGGCTGTAGGACAGACCGTTGATACGCGCACCAGCGTTGATACGAGCGATCCACAGAGCGCGGAACTGACGTTTTTTCTGACGACGGTCACGGTAGGCGTATTGGCCAGCCTTGATTACCGCTTGCTTGGCAACACGGA encodes the following:
- the rplT gene encoding 50S ribosomal protein L20 codes for the protein MARVKRGVIARKRHKKILKLAKGYYGARSRVFRVAKQAVIKAGQYAYRDRRQKKRQFRALWIARINAGARINGLSYSRFIAGLKKASIEIDRKVLADLAVNEKAAFAAIVEKAKATLA